The nucleotide window taaatatacgatttgagtattcggatacggatactgtatcggatgttggatatccggactcggatacggacagatctcaactcctctaaacgatttcggtttcgaatacggtcggaaaatatccgtaccgttttcatccctacccttAACCCTGAATTTAAACCAGAACTTACAGCCTCTTCGTTTCTACTTATACAATCATAGCTGCAACCCTATTTTTCTATCACGCTAAACGAGTGACTTCGGCTGCTCATCGTGCCCCGTGTCAGACTGACCGCACCGCTAACCTGCAAAGCTTTAGCGTGCCGCGCTCCCACACCGCTCACCTGCAAAGTCTCCGGTACGGTACCGGCTGCACAGGAAACCGCTAAACTTAACGCACGCGAGAGGCCACGCTAAACACTgtagctgagagagagagagtcggtgggagagagaaagagagagggagggaaataaaatatggaatagtgagtatagagtatgggatagagataacaTAGATATGGGAGAAATAtatatagagtagagaatcttgatGACTAAAATAGAATATTTCTTTTTAGTGATGAAAATAGGAGGAGTGCGGATAGCCTCAGTCTCCCTCCTCGAGATGCCGTTCCTGTCTCCACGTCGCAGTCCGCCCCAGCGACCTCTATTAAACGGCAACACCTCATGCTGGCCCCGCTGCCACACCCGCCGCTAATCATGCGCTGGCGATGGCGATTGAGCGAGTTCAGCGGCTAAAAGATCTCAGCTTTATTTCCGGGAGAATGCGGGGTGGCGGCGGTGCTTCCGGGCTTGCGTTTCGTggcgtggtggaggaggaggaggaggagtaagaAGAGGCGGTGGTTTCGGCGCCGGAGAGGCcaatgcagcggcggcggcggaggtggggAGCGGAGGTGGACTACGGCTACTCGCCGAGCTCCACGGGCGGCGGCGGGAGCAGCTGCTGCGATTCCTTCGGCTGCGACTCGGTTGGTCCTGGACTCCTAGTCCTTCTTTGCTAAGCTTGTTGCCCTTTCTTTATGATGCTATCATTTTGATGGCCCCATGGACGAATCTGCTTTTTGCTTGTTATCAAAATGATGCATGCATTGAGCGCCATGGCCATGGGgaagggaaacatattttagctGGCATTCACCTTTTGGAGTGAAAAGATTGAATCTTCAGCACGACGTGATCACAGATGGAAAATATttagttcttcactagctctagctTAGCTGGTGGCAATTAGCATCATGGCGCCATGCCGATCTAGGTTGCCTATGGCATGTCTCATCCTCTCATGTGACCGCAACCCTTTCACAGAGAGCGAATGGTACAGGATGAATTTGTTATCAGCGAAGTAGACAAAGTAGGAGGGCCCCGAAATTTTTTGACTTGAGCTATaggcatcatcatcaccatcctggAGTAGTGGAGTAGATCCTTATAGCAACAAAAAGgagggtgttttttttttctgaccaGAAAAAAAACGAGCGCCATTGGATTCTCTTCACCTTTTGTTCCCCTTTTTCTGAGATCTACTTTTAATCACTGAGGCTATGATGATGGTTGCCTGCAGCCTTTGGCCGGGTTCGTGCGCCCAGATGGTGACCCACATACAGATCTGGAGACAGATGGGTTGGCCACTTCCTCGTCCAGTGGTAAGCACAACGCTGTAACCAGCTCACAGTTTTAACCTGACCGCCCTTTAAAACGAGCTAGTGTTGTTAAGCTTCTGCAGCCTTTACCGAGCGGCAGGTGGACGAAGCGGAGGAGGTGCTGTGCGGGGTGAAGGAAGAGGAGTGGGCTCAGGTACTAGAACTGGCCAAGAATCCGGCAGGCCGTGCCACCCCAGGTACTGTATTAATTTTGAGTCTTGCAATCGGTTGAGTTGTGGGGGGTTGCCAATTTTGTATGCTTGCATGTTGTTCGACAGAATGCCCCAACCAGCGGTACCTGACGGAGGCTGCTGTTCTTTTGCATGGTAGGAAGGGGTCGAAACAGCGGCCGGCCTCACTTGACCTCGGTAGCCCTGGGTTCCATGGAGCCACGTTTTCTCCAAGTTTCGTGATTGGTGGTGTGGGGTTGATGAACAAAGGACTTGGAGCATCACTCATCAGGTCAGACGTGTTTCATAGTCCTGGAACGCCGAACTATCCGTGGCACCCTGCATCGGTGTTGGGGTGCCAGAAAGGGTGGAGCTCTGAGAGAGTTCCGCATCCTTCTAAAGGAAGTAGGAGGTACCCAGGAAGCAGCATGGCATTTCCTTACAGCAATGGGAGGACATTGCCCTCGAAATGGGAGGATGCAGAGAGGTGGATCTTCAGTCCCAATTCCAGCGACGCTCTTGGAAGAACTACAGTTGCTCATGCTCGACGACCAAAGTCTAAAAGTGGCCCCCTGGGGCCTCCAGGAAGAATTGGTGGACAGTATTCATCTGTTTCTTCGGTGTCATTGCTTGATAGTGGGAGAGCTGGTCCTGTTACAGGAAATTCTCCTTTTGCAGCAGGAGTACTAATGCCGGAACATGTTTGTGGAGGAAAAAATACAAATGGAACCTATTCAGGTAGACCAATTGGTGACGAAATCAACATTGGAAGAGGAGTCAAAATTTGTCCACTGAATGGTGGGTCTCATCCTATTCGAACTTCCAGAGTTTGCCGGCGATTAGATTCTGCAGTGGAATCATCTGCTTCATTGCCTAGCACACAAGAATCTATCCAAGGTATTTACAAATTGTTTCCTGTGCACAGAGTACATATCCATCATTATTTTTTAGTTTTAGCCTATTGTTTATTGTTGAAATTTGGTTTCGTAGTAATTAACAAAGCACAAAACACTTTGTTTGAGTTATCATCTATGTTTGTTCAAGCATAGAAGGCATTATGAAACCCCGCATGAATTCCATTATAAAACCAGTTTTTTTTTCAGTAATAAGTTGAAACTtatttgaagggcgggcctggtgcaagcggtagagtcttaccgcctgtgactggaaggtcccgggttcgagtcgcggtctcttcgcattgcacaagcgagggtaaggcttgccactaacacccttccccagaccccgcacagagcgggagctctctgcactgggttcACCCTTTTTTTTTAATAAGTTGAAACTTATTTACCTTAAGTTGTGCAGCAGATCTTCATAGAAAGTTATCATATTGTAGACTGAAAAGTCAGTAAATCTTGATCCGCTGCCTCTTTGTTGTTGTCTTGTTCAGATGAGCAGGTTGAAATCACAGAAGATTCAGCTTCTACTATTGCTTCTGTAATTTATAGGAAAGATGCTGCAACCCAGACCAGCCCGGAGCTAAGTAGGTCCTCTTCGCCCAACACTAGACCAACATTTAATCGTTCCCTGTTGACAGAACAAGTGAAAGAGAGCGGGAGCTGTTTCTCAGATCTTGATATCAGGGATGTTCAGATGGATGACCGAGTGACTTTGACTAGGTGGTCAAAGAAAAATGTAACACGATCGTCTAACAAGAATTCAACAAACATGATAGAATGGAATGAAAAGACAGTGGAGTCAAATTCTTCGTCCTGGGGCTTTGCCGAAGCGAAGTGCATATCTAAGTAAGAGATCACGGATCACTACATATTCAATTATTTTGCTGCTTGAAGCCTAATTTCCTAATATTTGTTATCTTATTATGCGTCATGAAATCTCCTGTCATGCTTATCTGTTCTAAATGTGTCAAAGCCTTAACCATTTctcaagattttttttaaaattttcaataTATATTTACACCAACAAATTGTGAAAGCTGACAAGTCTCTGCAATGTTATAAGGATTGATAGAGAGGACACAAAAATCACTGCATGGGAGAATATTCAAAAAGCAAAAGCTGAGGCAGCAATTCAGAAGTTAGTGGTATGTTCTTTGCTCTATTTCAAACTGTATTGCGCTATTTTTAACTGAATTGATGCTAGGATTGTTTGCAGGACATTTTATTTATATCTAATGTATCTAGTTGGCCCTGAATTGTACCCACACTTCTATGATATCAGATTAAGCTCGAGAAGAAAAGATCTTCGCTGGATAAGATTTTGAACACCCTCAAGTCTGCTCAAAGAAAAGCCCAGGTGATGCGTGAGCGTGAGTGTGATGCAGTAACAGCAAACCAAGATGGAAAAGGCTCTAGGAAGGCAAAAAAGAGAGCACAGCTTAGCAAGAATGGCCAAATCAGTTCGCTGAGTGGCTGCTTCACTTGTCATGCTTTCTGATACATGTTATTCTAAAATTGAGTAAGTTGCCGTCAGACTGTTAATGTGCATTGAATGTATTTTTGTATTGAATTTTCAAGTAACTCGATGTTCTGTTCCTTGAAGCAGCATCTATACCACACTCTCTATTACATCAGGCAATATAGTGCCATGTTGACAACAACGAAATTGCCAACCAACCTTTTGCCTATAACATGATGACCACTTTAGGATAAGATACTTCTGAGTCACTACGCTAGTTGTGCACTTATGCGTTTTTTTCCCCACTTGTGCTACGTGCATGTAGGCGTTGACTGCTGGCGTTTCCGTATTTGATGTGTGCATACATTGATCTGTATGTTTGTTCTCTTCAATGTCTGTTGCTTGGATCTGATATTCTTTTGACATTCCATGCTAGATATCTCTATCTAAATTGGACGCCGGACAGAAGATCAACATTGACAGACTTTGGATAGAAACTTATGGGTCCTTTTCGATGTGAAATTTCAAACACGGTTTAGAAAAACTAGCCCATTAATCTTAATCTACGTGCCCTTACGTCGGTTACCAAATTTCATGGATAAATTTGGGCCACCACTAATCAAAGTTCTTATttttcttctctcatttgcttataACACAATATCTGCATAGATATGACATGTTCTGTCCAGTAGCAGTAGATTTTAGCTACTCCATCCGTTTTAAATtacaagtcgctttgactttttagtACATCTATTTTGTTAGGCATCTAGATATAACATAATTAATGACCAGTTTGCTGATAACAATAACAATGATCAAACCTACATAATTAATGGCCAGTCGCTTCGTTTTTTAGGATTTTATCTCTTCTCTAACTCCTCAAGTCGTCATGTGAGGATCAATGTGGGTGCTCTAAAAGTATCCTCTTATCAGTAAGAACTATTCCATCAAATCAATGCTCATGCTCCTGAACGAGCTAGTAGTAATAGGCGACATAAGTATTAAAATCAATCAATAAATTTAAGACCCATAGTTAACCAGAATTGCTTATTTAAAAGTGGACCGTGGcgtctaagagggggtgaattaggcaatttaaaactctaactctaaactgtggtctctttttctaaccttagcaaaatctatgcaaaaagataaactatctaaatgtgtaactacggttttgctagtgtgttgctatctctaccgtaaacagagttatgcaaacaatataaatgcggaagctaaagagtaaggtagagatatgtaaactcctgtcgacgactccggtatttttaccgaggtatcgagaagcgtgcaaagCCCCTCGTAagaaatccctcacaagggccaagctccccgtCGGGTAattccgtggatagccccgggccttccctacgcgcaagtgggtcttcggtgtGTCTTTCGGCAAGGCTCTTCCAGACCGCTCcttgtcgtcttcactatcaagcttccagtcgAAACGCCACgggtcttgttccctccggtacaaggtggtggccacaccacaaacgcggttggcgtgatctcgcaagactacaagctcctccgatgtacaacaatggtgcgcgcaaacaccgagtggtaagaggtatgcaaacctcactaaacactaggcctaaacctagagtaagcgcataaacggtggtctaatcaacataagcacttcgtaaagcacctacgctaatcacctaatgaatcactaagcactatgcaagtgaagatcattaaaatggtgtattaacacccttggtatgtttcctcagctccacttttctcaaatggccggttgggggtctatttataagccccaccgagaaagtagtcgttggggacaaaacccacctttctgctactgaccggacgctgctgtcgtcctgaccagacgcgtccggtcgtcccaaccgttggaacgcgtgcgttgatcggactctgggccgagtccggtcactgtcgatcggacgcgtccggtcgcgctggcgccactctagaacctctctggactcgattggACGCTGCACTTCGTGCATTCGGTCGTCCagtctgctgcgtccggtcacgctgaaaacattTTCGTGATGATGAATAGTGTCACTGGTACGTCtgatcactgcttcgctcagcgtctggtcactgctgctcagcgtctagtcacagcTGCCGACACCtggtgttgccgagcaactgatcggacacgtccggtcacctctaccgagctcatttcttcgcgatcttgcgtctagcttggtttccatcttcgtgcttggacttgaCTTGAggtcttgggtcttctcttgtgcttctagggtcttgcttatggtgttgatcatggaatcgtcatgtcgccttcgtccaagtcacgtcttgcaccctattgaacctACAAAAATaattacttgtaaattcattagtccaatttggttgtattggtcatcaaacaccaaaatccaaagtaaataggcctaggggcCATTTTCCTTACCAtcttccctttttggtgattgatgacaacacgaccaaaacaagcaaataataaaagttttggaatttaaaaactatttacttgctaggatgcaatacgAATGGCaatgttatatgatgctaaaagataccacatgtaaacatattTGGAAActaatcttgcccttgcaaatgtccctatgtggcattatggatttaagcctcccccttacaccataatccactatcatctctttcttggaccattaccacttgtaaattattatgatcgggcttgcttttggtcaaataaattctccccctttggaatcaaacaccgaaaaggaagacattagtagcacaagggagggtcaaactttgtgatcctttgtatgtggagtggaataggtcataaaatttgactcacattacatagactaagatccccctaaatatatgcatacatatgatggagaatgtagtttatgcataattggcaaattaatgcttaatggagtttaatctatataatgcatgaagaaagcatataaataccaaagtgaaatcaacatgatgatatcagtttagaaataccacatgtggaaaccaatttgatttataccacttgcaataggtggtggatatttgaagtatgatgcttaactccagggactccattttccttgcaatgagactactacacacatgataagcttaaaaaggtgttagtctcaaggcatccaacttgtagaataATCTTACGCTAAATTTTTGCACACAAGTATTGAATACTTATAGGagatatgcacattgattttagagtaaaaataccacttgaaagatgacatcacatgaatgtgagaaacATTTTTAAggcgatattcaggagaaattatctacaatttagactttggcacatattagataaacaattgtaaaacaagttatgtgtcgtgctcctaaacaatttaaatcaTGTAGGTtggctccaagggttaagagtgggaccgagcaagcctaccataagatatacctagtgtatgcattaCAAAGgatttaagcatgcaaatgcaaaccttggcatgaaaaggaactagatgctaattgaaattgcaagaaattaaatctagttacctaacatggggagaGAAATTTAGGTCCATagtgttcactaacccacttggcaattgacatgatccaatgtgatgcacctCATGAAATGCACCTAAAAAtataccaagtctccaaatttcccGAAGTACAAACGGACTCCTCActttcctttcgggatccaaacctttttggtgctcttcatgttggaaatgatctttGGCATCCAAATGTGTTTGGcctcattgttggcttgcttgttcaccttggtggccaccatcttgtcatttttcttcttcaagaggtaaggtgtggaggccttttgtctaccttgttggtgtaggtgttggagagcttgcttgttttctttttatttttctctttattCTTAGTTCCtttcccattcttcaccttgcactcataggaattgtgaccttccttgtggcacatgtagcaaaccacggttgtccttcatcaagcttcttcactcccttgatgatgttatcttgatgaagttaggcTTGCTCCGTTTTGTctcttacttgagtcaagtccttggtaagacgagctatttcttgcttgagttgctcattctccattgcaacctcttgtgtgcatgtatctacaacaactttttcaacacaaacttgattgcataaggatgagtctaaacataaatcattgcaagaagtagaagcatccttgtTAGGcttgtcaaagatagaacttttctttttaggtgccttggtgagggttgtaccgatggcttcaagattagcaactttattagttagctcatcacaatatttgcacatggttttctTTTTAGCAAGTAAACTTTTATAagtatcttgtgagctagctaacttttcttttaattttttatttttctttacaagttgctcatcattgattgtgcgtGCATTTGttattgcactagcctcaagttgcttaattttagtagatagttcaatattgagattagcaaatgtctcatattgttcaagcaaggttgtatatgcttcttgtgaactatctagcttttcttgcaatatttttagcttcttttgttggctagtgcaagccttagcatatttaagattttcttgcacaagttcattaagagaaggcttttcatcatcactatcactctcactagaggatgagctttcgttacctcgtgccataaggcacacacaagaagagcttgatgatgagtgcttgtggcctcgccctTTGTGATGGTCATCTTTTTCACTTGAAGAattatcccatgaccttattgatgtgagggctttgtccttgtacgtctttgtctttgtcttgggtgtgggcttgtttgaacaaactttcacaaagtgcTTCAACTCACCGCATTcgtagcatcctttctttctttgctcatttctttgattggtgaagatgaaatcttgaatttggatgggcacacccttgacattgagcctttggatcatcttctccaccttgttgataagtttgattggttcttcatcaaggtcggaggtggaggaagattgatcatcatcacttgaatctatcatcttcatcatcatcatcatcatcttcacttgaagagCTTGAGCTTGATGTCTCAACTTgcatgcccttcatcttctttttctcactacatgcgagagctttgcctttgcttgatgaagatgtgtcgggttcataaacccagggtcctacggggactggcttccacgccaaggctcgaccCGAGCAGACAACGCGTaactcatgggtcggcccaagaGTATAAAACGATAGATCGGACGggcggcccagtcaccgaccggaaggtctggccgaagaggaatAGCGCCCTCCtgtcggctacttcggcccacctctccgatcggagcgttTGCTTCAACTCTAGCCAccaccggacggcctctccgatcagaaggcctggcccaaaacactacttccggctctgaccccgcgtctccgaccggggatcgcaggaaccctgctcaccgctcttctatgaccagcgcactcagagccgattggagccatccgaccagggacgcccgctcgataggaaccagaagatgtgcggagaaaggcaaggcaaggctcacaagtcaaaaccattataccagggaccataccctgcatgaaacagtactctgcagccatccTGATGAACatagtgagactcctcacatgctgtaagtgcaatcaagccctattgtgggttttggcattgatgaccaccaaattagaggactaatgaggtttatcgagatgacaagcagggaatcaaagaatgaggatgatgtacaggttacAAGTGTCCTAATTACGAAAGGTGGCTAGACCcagctcaaaagaggtttaaattcatttatgttttgaatttgagtttagggaaagccatactattaagagggattttaggacagttggtcaactgttgaactagatgctcaaattcacagatctacatcatctcacctagtcaaaatagccaaccaaattttagatcatgttacctgttttggctagggcggcagtgccgccctgttaagagcggcagtgccacccttaACCGACCATTGGACTTCAGGGAGTATTTATACCCCTTAGGCCCAGCCCACAATGGTCTCTTCCTCACAAAGTCACTCTGCTCGAAAACAGATAAAACCAAAGCTCATCCCTCTGCttcattgttgctcctccatccctcaagcaaatccttgatttccactatcaaaacttgagagaaaaggcaacaaaactcgattggagagtagatccactgattcccaaagtctaagagcatttggttcacgtttggccggcggttctagggtttgttactcttggagcttgctcctagccggctaggcatcgcccttgtgcttgccaacttgtgtggcagccttgagaggtttgtaacctcattcgaaagctaagaaatcacccctcacttcaagagttcactctcttgatttgagaatgagggtaaggcgagcctttgtggcaagctcaagccttttgtggcttcctcaacaacgtggacttaggcaaaccttagtggtgagctgaaccacgggataaatcttgtgtcttgcatGCTTCATCTTGATTATACTTGCTGTTTACTTTGTTGCTAGctattgttagggtttagttaCTCGATTTacatttgtgtgaagtttctgtggtatccagtctttgaACTGGATCTTGAAGTTATATTGCAGGAATAAGCAGCTAGTGGGTTCAGGTTCATATTTGTTAAATCTCAATTGTGTTAGATTAATTTCTGcaaagcggcagtgccgccctgtaagGCTGGTAGTGCTGCCCtttgttctaacagagttttgagttaaatttttataggcctattcaccccccctctaggccttctttgtcttcctatagatcctacaagtggtatcagagcaaggttgctTCGCATACGCTTCACCGCatgaagtatggaagaaggagaaggttcgAAGAACGTTCGCATTGCGGACGCAAGTGGTGTACACATTGAggatgttggcagcagcagcgagctgtccatgtccacagcaagtgatgccaccatcaaagaacccaAGACCACCAATGCCGAAAaaagaaaggcaagaaaagaaagaaaagccgcaAAAATCTCgacaagagaagctagagaaaagaagaaggaagagcagcgtctcaaagacaagaagaagagaaaagaagaaagaagaatcatAAGAGAGGCAAGAGCTAAGAGAAGGGCAGCAAGAACTCAAGAGtaagagaagaatgagtatgatgcatcatctagtgagctctctagtagctcagacaatggagatgatgatgtatcataccatgcttcaaaagatagcaagGAGGTGAAGAGCAAAGACAAAAAGAAGGATAACAAGGATaagggcagcaacaacaacaagaacaaatatgccaccgtatcctttaattattcttatttgtctaaccataacaaaaggtcCTTTGTCAATGTACCCGCAGgaaagttgcctcattttgatgggacaaactttgccaagtggaagcacttgatgagtgcctatcttataggtcttcaccctgatctttgggagattgtggtgaatggattTTAGCCACCAGAAGATCCCGAAGCGCTAACAAatgaagagctagctgctgtccatctcaatggccaagccacaagtattctcctcagtgccttggatggaaatgagtacaaccgGGTGAGGAATTTCAATGTTGCAAAAtagatttgggacactttgcatctagcacatgaaggtgtagataaagtgaggaaagcaaagattgatttgttgatggccaagctcaatagGTTTGTAATTatagatggagaggggccacaagagatgtttgatagattaatgaccttggtgggcaagattagaggctatgggtgtgatgagcttgatgatcacaaggTTGTGAAGGTTATGTTAGAggcctactcaccaagaaataagaccgtagtcaccttgattagggataagaagtttgagtacttcacacctaatgatgtgcttggaagattgttgacatttgacatgcaaagagaagaagctaatgagaggagaagacttggtgagttgcaaaccaagctagaaggcatgaagatcaaggaagtagctctcaaggccaacaaatcaagcaatcaaggcatctccaacaaggtaaagggcagcaagcaagcatcaacaagtcaacccaaggaaatcaagtcaactccacaaaatgatgatccaagttcatcctcaagtgaagatgaagatgatggggctgattatatgaagattgatgacatggctttgttcatgaagagctatcacaagggattgaaaaagaatgggtataaaatagtgcaaagaaggttccccaacaagaagaagaggacttgctacaattgtggcagcacggagcacttcattgctaagtgtcctTATGACAAGAAAGAGAACAAATATAAGAAGGACAACAATAAGGGAAAGCATGAGCACAAAAGAAGAtacaagcaaatgggagaggcacacattaggcatgagtgggactcaactaaagagtcaagtgaagaggatgtgaaGATTGCAACCGTGGCTATTCAAAAGTCATCCTCTAcctcaaggctcttcaacaacatgtccgatgatgatgaccaccgctccactcacgtttgtcttatggcaaagggtgagaaggtaaatcaAAAGgctaaatctcctccacctcctagtgacatctctagtagtgaacttagtgattctagtgatgatgatactagtgatgttgagaaatatgttAAGTTGACCAAAAAGTTAGATTCTAAAACCA belongs to Miscanthus floridulus cultivar M001 chromosome 4, ASM1932011v1, whole genome shotgun sequence and includes:
- the LOC136551909 gene encoding uncharacterized protein isoform X1, which translates into the protein MQRRRRRWGAEVDYGYSPSSTGGGGSSCCDSFGCDSPLAGFVRPDGDPHTDLETDGLATSSSSASAAFTERQVDEAEEVLCGVKEEEWAQVLELAKNPAGRATPECPNQRYLTEAAVLLHGRKGSKQRPASLDLGSPGFHGATFSPSFVIGGVGLMNKGLGASLIRSDVFHSPGTPNYPWHPASVLGCQKGWSSERVPHPSKGSRRYPGSSMAFPYSNGRTLPSKWEDAERWIFSPNSSDALGRTTVAHARRPKSKSGPLGPPGRIGGQYSSVSSVSLLDSGRAGPVTGNSPFAAGVLMPEHVCGGKNTNGTYSGRPIGDEINIGRGVKICPLNGGSHPIRTSRVCRRLDSAVESSASLPSTQESIQDEQVEITEDSASTIASVIYRKDAATQTSPELSRSSSPNTRPTFNRSLLTEQVKESGSCFSDLDIRDVQMDDRVTLTRWSKKNVTRSSNKNSTNMIEWNEKTVESNSSSWGFAEAKCISKIDREDTKITAWENIQKAKAEAAIQKLVIKLEKKRSSLDKILNTLKSAQRKAQVMRERECDAVTANQDGKGSRKAKKRAQLSKNGQISSLSGCFTCHAF
- the LOC136551909 gene encoding uncharacterized protein isoform X2 → MQRRRRRWGAEVDYGYSPSSTGGGGSSCCDSFGCDSPLAGFVRPDGDPHTDLETDGLATSSSSGGRSGGGAVRGEGRGVGSGTRTGQESGRPCHPRKGSKQRPASLDLGSPGFHGATFSPSFVIGGVGLMNKGLGASLIRSDVFHSPGTPNYPWHPASVLGCQKGWSSERVPHPSKGSRRYPGSSMAFPYSNGRTLPSKWEDAERWIFSPNSSDALGRTTVAHARRPKSKSGPLGPPGRIGGQYSSVSSVSLLDSGRAGPVTGNSPFAAGVLMPEHVCGGKNTNGTYSGRPIGDEINIGRGVKICPLNGGSHPIRTSRVCRRLDSAVESSASLPSTQESIQDEQVEITEDSASTIASVIYRKDAATQTSPELSRSSSPNTRPTFNRSLLTEQVKESGSCFSDLDIRDVQMDDRVTLTRWSKKNVTRSSNKNSTNMIEWNEKTVESNSSSWGFAEAKCISKIDREDTKITAWENIQKAKAEAAIQKLVIKLEKKRSSLDKILNTLKSAQRKAQVMRERECDAVTANQDGKGSRKAKKRAQLSKNGQISSLSGCFTCHAF
- the LOC136551909 gene encoding uncharacterized protein isoform X3 encodes the protein MVTHIQIWRQMGWPLPRPVVDEAEEVLCGVKEEEWAQVLELAKNPAGRATPECPNQRYLTEAAVLLHGRKGSKQRPASLDLGSPGFHGATFSPSFVIGGVGLMNKGLGASLIRSDVFHSPGTPNYPWHPASVLGCQKGWSSERVPHPSKGSRRYPGSSMAFPYSNGRTLPSKWEDAERWIFSPNSSDALGRTTVAHARRPKSKSGPLGPPGRIGGQYSSVSSVSLLDSGRAGPVTGNSPFAAGVLMPEHVCGGKNTNGTYSGRPIGDEINIGRGVKICPLNGGSHPIRTSRVCRRLDSAVESSASLPSTQESIQDEQVEITEDSASTIASVIYRKDAATQTSPELSRSSSPNTRPTFNRSLLTEQVKESGSCFSDLDIRDVQMDDRVTLTRWSKKNVTRSSNKNSTNMIEWNEKTVESNSSSWGFAEAKCISKIDREDTKITAWENIQKAKAEAAIQKLVIKLEKKRSSLDKILNTLKSAQRKAQVMRERECDAVTANQDGKGSRKAKKRAQLSKNGQISSLSGCFTCHAF